The following proteins are encoded in a genomic region of candidate division WOR-3 bacterium:
- a CDS encoding DPP IV N-terminal domain-containing protein: MDPYSSSPIPMGKMNQFKGCFGPDNELLAVAAAKRDISDIYLIKLDGTIVKKLTNRGMNTDPAFSPKGDKIAYVSSVDGDEEIYLYDINTDSTIKLTNNDYTDFSPTFSPDGKEIVYVTNRDGGWEIYKINLMQKQAFRLTKNNYWDGFPSYTPDGKFIVFSSKRNGSEDIFIMKPDGSGERILYYTKYDETDPHLAGDNLYFRSNMDGEFEIYKFDINKKSLIRLTYNDVPDWNPRVSSDGKRIVVSRKVKHLWQLYFINLENPISAEVIAERIKTTIGIKD; this comes from the coding sequence ATGGATCCATATTCTTCAAGTCCTATCCCAATGGGAAAAATGAATCAATTCAAGGGTTGTTTTGGTCCAGACAATGAATTACTTGCGGTTGCTGCGGCAAAAAGGGATATCTCGGATATATATCTCATAAAATTGGATGGCACAATAGTAAAAAAATTGACGAACAGGGGTATGAACACCGACCCGGCGTTTTCGCCGAAAGGTGATAAGATTGCATATGTTTCAAGTGTAGATGGTGACGAGGAGATATATCTCTATGATATCAATACTGACTCCACTATAAAACTGACTAATAATGATTATACAGATTTTTCACCAACTTTTTCTCCAGATGGAAAAGAGATTGTATATGTTACAAACCGTGATGGCGGATGGGAGATATACAAAATAAATCTTATGCAGAAACAGGCATTCAGGTTGACGAAGAATAATTACTGGGATGGATTTCCTTCTTATACACCGGATGGGAAATTTATAGTTTTTTCATCAAAAAGAAATGGTAGTGAAGATATATTTATTATGAAGCCAGACGGTTCAGGTGAGCGTATATTATATTATACAAAATATGACGAGACCGACCCTCATCTTGCAGGTGATAATCTATATTTTCGTTCAAATATGGATGGAGAATTTGAGATATACAAATTTGATATTAATAAAAAGAGCCTGATCCGGCTAACATACAATGATGTCCCGGACTGGAACCCAAGGGTGAGCAGTGATGGAAAAAGAATCGTCGTTTCAAGAAAAGTCAAGCATCTATGGCAACTTTATTTTATCAATCTTGAGAATCCAATTTCTGCTGAGGTAATTGCAGAAAGGATAAAAACGACTATTGGGATAAAAGATTAG
- the lgt gene encoding prolipoprotein diacylglyceryl transferase: protein MRPLLIKFDGFGIPSYGTMLVISFIVALFLVKREAKKHNIAPVIIENLAFWLMIGVILGGRVLYVLFHPSEFRDIISIFEIWNGGMMFFGGFIGAFIAGAIYVKRQKISITLLSDMVSPSIALGEFFTRIGCFLNGCCFGKPTKLPWGVHFPHGSFAYHAGLDCAIHPTQLYSSFFGLFLFFFLQRMLHQKHHQGQIFAYFLIFYGGFRFGVDFIRYYEDTGNFLINQIISIIIVFAGILLLVKAKKTNLLSQ, encoded by the coding sequence ATGAGACCTCTACTTATTAAATTTGACGGATTCGGCATACCAAGTTATGGCACAATGCTTGTCATTTCATTTATCGTTGCCCTTTTTCTTGTCAAACGAGAAGCTAAAAAACACAATATTGCCCCGGTAATAATTGAAAATCTTGCATTCTGGTTAATGATAGGTGTGATCCTGGGCGGTAGAGTTCTTTATGTGTTATTCCATCCATCTGAATTCAGGGACATAATAAGTATTTTTGAAATATGGAACGGTGGAATGATGTTCTTTGGCGGATTTATTGGGGCATTCATTGCTGGTGCAATATATGTAAAAAGGCAAAAGATTTCAATCACATTGCTGAGCGATATGGTGAGCCCTTCTATCGCCCTTGGCGAATTCTTTACCAGAATCGGCTGTTTCCTCAATGGTTGCTGTTTTGGTAAACCAACAAAGTTACCCTGGGGTGTCCATTTTCCTCATGGTTCATTCGCCTATCACGCCGGCCTTGATTGTGCAATACATCCTACCCAGTTATATTCATCCTTTTTCGGTCTATTCCTCTTTTTCTTCCTCCAGCGCATGCTTCATCAGAAACATCATCAGGGACAAATTTTTGCATACTTTTTAATATTTTATGGCGGTTTTAGATTTGGGGTTGATTTTATACGATATTATGAAGATACAGGCAATTTCTTAATCAATCAGATAATCTCAATAATAATTGTATTCGCAGGAATATTACTTTTAGTAAAGGCAAAAAAGACTAATCTTTTATCCCAATAG
- the fusA gene encoding elongation factor G, with product MGQKGLKNIGLFGHAGCGKTTLADGIAFFCGANTRFGKVSDGTSMFDTDPDEQKRGCSLNLGLATFEYEGITFNLIDTPGYADFVGEMMSGLYAVDICVVVVDATTGIAVGTERIMNEALKRNIPIVFFINKVKKENADFYEVLKSLNEISKKKIVPFNLPIGMAEKFEGVANIIKEKAYITKDGKTTEVAIPADLKDKVSKYQELFIECAADSDDNLMNKYLESGSLSIQECIPAVKKAIVENKVAPCFCGEGLELIGIQDFINMATEFLPSYEEFPELLLDGNKIKRNENEPFVGYVFKTIVEPHLGELCYIKVLSGKLSMGDTVNNTTQNTEEKIAQIYFIKGKERKESNVLSAGMIAGLVKLKNTHTGDTLAKTNVKLPPIEFPAPSISMAIVPKAKGDEEKISNGLTKLRAEDPTFSFAYDHEIKQLIISGVGELHLDVILSRLQRKYGVNVELTKTKIKYRETFTKKTEAQGKYKKQTGGHGQYGDCWLRVEPLPRGQGIEFADEIFGGAIPARYIPSVEKGVREALDKGFLAGYPITDVKVTVYDGSYHPVDSSDIAFQIAASMALKANAEKGNVVLLEPIMEVEVYVPEEFMGDVIGDLNSRRGKIMGMEAIGKIQVVKAMVPEAEMYKYSTSLRSMTQGRGYFTMKFHHYEEVPREISQKIIEEAKKENK from the coding sequence ATGGGACAGAAAGGGTTAAAGAATATTGGATTATTTGGGCATGCAGGTTGTGGAAAAACTACCCTTGCTGATGGAATTGCATTCTTTTGCGGTGCCAACACAAGATTTGGCAAGGTTAGTGATGGAACAAGTATGTTTGATACCGACCCGGATGAGCAAAAACGAGGTTGCAGTCTTAATCTGGGGCTTGCGACCTTTGAATATGAAGGGATAACATTTAATTTAATTGATACCCCGGGATATGCTGATTTTGTCGGCGAAATGATGAGCGGACTTTATGCGGTTGATATCTGTGTTGTAGTGGTGGATGCCACCACAGGCATTGCAGTGGGTACAGAGAGAATTATGAATGAAGCATTGAAGCGAAATATACCCATTGTCTTTTTTATAAATAAAGTTAAAAAAGAAAATGCAGATTTTTATGAAGTTTTAAAGAGTTTGAATGAAATTTCAAAAAAGAAGATCGTGCCTTTTAATCTTCCAATTGGTATGGCGGAAAAGTTTGAAGGGGTTGCAAATATTATAAAAGAAAAGGCATATATTACAAAAGATGGAAAGACAACCGAAGTAGCGATTCCTGCTGATTTAAAAGATAAGGTTTCAAAATACCAGGAACTATTTATTGAATGTGCCGCAGATAGCGATGATAACCTGATGAATAAATATCTTGAGTCCGGTTCTCTGAGTATTCAAGAATGCATTCCTGCTGTAAAGAAGGCAATAGTAGAAAATAAAGTAGCTCCATGTTTTTGTGGTGAAGGGCTTGAGCTCATAGGCATTCAGGATTTTATCAATATGGCAACCGAATTTCTCCCTTCTTATGAAGAATTCCCCGAATTACTACTGGATGGTAATAAAATTAAAAGAAATGAAAATGAACCTTTTGTCGGATATGTCTTCAAAACCATAGTTGAACCCCATCTTGGTGAACTCTGTTATATAAAGGTTCTGAGCGGTAAACTGAGTATGGGCGATACCGTAAATAATACTACACAAAATACAGAAGAAAAAATTGCCCAGATATATTTTATTAAAGGAAAGGAGAGAAAAGAGAGTAATGTCTTATCAGCAGGGATGATTGCGGGATTGGTGAAATTAAAAAATACCCATACCGGTGATACACTGGCAAAAACAAATGTTAAACTACCACCGATTGAATTTCCTGCGCCATCAATATCAATGGCGATCGTACCCAAGGCAAAAGGCGACGAAGAAAAAATTTCTAATGGTCTAACAAAATTAAGGGCTGAAGATCCCACATTCAGTTTTGCCTACGACCACGAGATAAAGCAATTAATCATTTCCGGAGTTGGTGAATTACACCTTGATGTGATTCTATCAAGACTCCAGAGAAAATATGGTGTGAATGTGGAACTTACAAAAACGAAAATAAAATATCGTGAAACATTTACAAAAAAGACCGAAGCCCAGGGGAAATATAAAAAACAGACTGGTGGACACGGACAGTATGGTGATTGCTGGTTAAGGGTTGAACCGCTTCCCAGGGGTCAGGGCATTGAATTTGCTGATGAGATATTCGGTGGTGCAATACCTGCCCGTTATATACCTTCGGTAGAAAAGGGTGTACGCGAAGCATTAGATAAAGGTTTTCTTGCTGGATATCCTATAACCGATGTAAAGGTTACGGTCTATGATGGTTCATACCATCCAGTTGATTCTTCTGATATCGCATTCCAGATTGCCGCTTCAATGGCACTAAAAGCAAATGCCGAAAAAGGTAATGTAGTCCTTTTAGAACCAATAATGGAAGTTGAAGTATATGTACCTGAAGAATTTATGGGTGATGTGATCGGCGATTTGAATAGCAGGAGAGGTAAGATAATGGGAATGGAGGCGATAGGTAAAATACAGGTAGTTAAAGCAATGGTACCTGAGGCAGAAATGTATAAATATTCAACGAGCCTCCGCTCAATGACCCAGGGCAGGGGTTATTTTACAATGAAGTTCCATCATTATGAAGAGGTGCCGAGAGAAATAAGCCAGAAGATCATTGAAGAGGCAAAGAAAGAAAATAAATAA
- a CDS encoding T9SS type A sorting domain-containing protein, with amino-acid sequence MKKFLIFIVIGWGLCQDTLWTRRYDNGLDEAGYSVATDNDGNIIVAGVTVDAMGGTVPGNCLIVKYSPNGNLLWTKEYDAGGDDWLIDAAVDRGNNIIVAGYTFDTTSYFAQALIIKYSPSGDTIWSRRYQSVFFDIAQGVTTDSMNNIYVSGLSFNGNTYDLILLKYSSNGDLVWDRIYDNGFDEIGYRADVSSDQSVTVCGIVYPPSYEADFLLIKYLPNGDTLWTKVYNFNVDDICTDIAIDFGDNICLTGATGAYPAYDILTVKCNPNGDTVWSRIFDYGGDDEALGIAINSNNDIFVTGVSEGNLYDYLTLRYTESGYLKWEGRFDTGNDDQGLGIAVDNSDNIIVSGASYNGTNYDFLIVKYHPDVGISEYVKQRKSAPKIFPNPASDKIYLQTSKRKGTIEIKIYDVCGRCVKAKKFEEKNDLLSIPISDLAPGTYFMEIRTQSQKTMNKFVIMR; translated from the coding sequence ATGAAGAAATTTTTAATCTTTATTGTAATCGGCTGGGGCCTTTGCCAGGACACACTCTGGACAAGGAGATATGATAATGGACTTGATGAGGCAGGTTATAGTGTTGCGACTGATAATGATGGGAATATCATCGTTGCAGGGGTAACTGTTGATGCAATGGGTGGTACAGTACCAGGCAATTGTCTAATAGTAAAATATAGTCCGAATGGAAATTTGCTCTGGACAAAAGAATATGATGCAGGTGGTGATGACTGGTTAATTGATGCAGCGGTTGATCGAGGAAATAATATCATCGTAGCGGGTTATACTTTTGATACTACAAGTTATTTTGCTCAGGCCTTAATTATTAAGTATTCTCCATCTGGTGATACAATATGGTCGAGACGATATCAAAGTGTTTTCTTTGATATTGCTCAGGGAGTAACTACAGATTCAATGAACAACATCTATGTAAGTGGTTTAAGTTTCAATGGGAATACCTATGACCTTATTTTATTAAAATATTCGTCAAATGGCGATCTGGTGTGGGATAGAATTTATGATAATGGTTTTGATGAAATAGGATATCGGGCAGATGTTAGTAGCGATCAGTCTGTTACGGTGTGCGGAATTGTTTATCCACCTTCATACGAAGCTGATTTTCTTTTAATAAAATATCTTCCTAATGGTGATACATTATGGACGAAAGTTTATAACTTTAATGTGGATGACATATGCACGGATATTGCAATAGATTTTGGAGATAACATCTGCTTAACGGGCGCTACAGGGGCTTATCCTGCCTATGATATCCTGACCGTTAAATGTAATCCAAACGGTGATACAGTCTGGTCAAGGATATTTGATTATGGTGGTGATGATGAGGCACTTGGTATTGCTATAAACTCCAATAATGATATCTTTGTCACAGGAGTTTCAGAAGGAAATTTATATGATTATTTGACCCTCCGTTATACAGAGTCGGGATATTTGAAATGGGAAGGAAGGTTTGATACCGGGAATGATGACCAGGGGCTCGGTATTGCCGTTGACAATTCCGATAATATAATTGTTAGCGGTGCATCTTATAATGGGACTAATTATGATTTTCTCATTGTTAAATACCACCCTGATGTCGGGATAAGTGAATATGTAAAGCAAAGAAAATCAGCACCTAAAATCTTTCCTAATCCAGCATCGGACAAAATTTACCTGCAGACTTCAAAAAGGAAGGGTACGATTGAAATCAAAATCTACGATGTCTGTGGAAGGTGTGTTAAAGCAAAGAAATTTGAAGAAAAAAATGATTTGTTATCAATACCAATCTCAGACCTTGCACCGGGAACATATTTTATGGAAATTAGAACCCAAAGTCAAAAAACAATGAATAAATTCGTTATCATGCGTTAA
- a CDS encoding MBL fold metallo-hydrolase, whose amino-acid sequence MEITFIGATRTVTGSMHLFEYKKQKFLIECGLYQGHRAEAERINRTFPFKPKEIRCVLLSHAHLDHSGNLPTLVKKNFNGEIYCTPATKDIAELLLLDSAHLQENDIAYFNKKQRKAGLPTKEPLYTVEDAEESLRYFRAINYNNEFEPIDGVSITFYDAGHILGSAQVLIEFDGKRILFSGDLGRKNMPIIKDPEIPRDIDYLILESTYGSRVHSSFEQMTTELKDIILEGKQKKSKIIIPAFAVERTQVLVTMLKRLYEEGVLKNIPIYVDSPLATSVTEVFSRHPECFDKETYEKFLKEEPFDFPGITYIKDQEGSKKLNEKTGPMIIISASGMCEGGRVLHHLIHSIENENNIIILTGFQASGTLGRKLLDGYKEVFIFDTKFEVKAKVYFMAGLSAHADSNDLIEFVKTVKNGRLKKIFLIHGEITEAVVLKGKLEALGIPTEIPECMNRVEL is encoded by the coding sequence ATGGAAATAACTTTTATCGGTGCGACGAGGACCGTTACCGGTTCAATGCATTTATTTGAATATAAAAAACAGAAATTTTTGATAGAATGCGGACTTTATCAGGGGCACCGTGCAGAGGCAGAAAGGATAAACCGGACATTTCCATTTAAACCGAAAGAAATAAGATGTGTTCTGCTTTCCCATGCCCACCTTGACCATTCAGGCAATCTACCGACACTTGTGAAAAAGAATTTTAATGGAGAAATCTATTGCACACCAGCAACAAAAGATATTGCAGAACTTTTGCTGCTTGATTCTGCCCATCTCCAGGAGAACGATATTGCATACTTTAATAAAAAACAACGCAAGGCAGGCCTGCCAACAAAAGAACCACTTTATACAGTTGAAGATGCAGAAGAATCGCTCCGATATTTTAGAGCCATTAATTACAATAATGAATTTGAACCGATTGATGGTGTATCTATAACATTTTATGACGCAGGACATATCCTTGGTTCCGCACAAGTTTTGATTGAGTTTGATGGGAAGAGGATTCTTTTCAGCGGTGATCTGGGAAGGAAGAATATGCCGATAATCAAAGACCCAGAGATTCCCCGGGATATTGATTATCTAATACTTGAATCTACCTATGGAAGCAGGGTCCATAGTTCATTTGAACAGATGACCACTGAATTAAAAGATATAATCCTTGAAGGTAAACAAAAAAAGAGTAAAATAATTATTCCGGCATTTGCAGTGGAAAGAACCCAGGTTCTGGTTACGATGCTTAAAAGATTATACGAAGAAGGCGTGTTGAAAAATATTCCGATATATGTTGATAGTCCCCTGGCAACGAGTGTGACCGAAGTCTTCTCAAGACATCCAGAGTGTTTTGATAAAGAGACCTATGAAAAGTTTCTTAAAGAGGAACCATTTGATTTTCCGGGCATCACATACATAAAAGACCAGGAAGGTTCAAAAAAATTGAATGAGAAAACAGGCCCAATGATTATTATATCTGCTTCAGGTATGTGTGAAGGTGGCAGGGTGCTACATCATTTGATACATTCTATAGAAAATGAAAATAATATTATAATCCTGACTGGATTTCAGGCTTCAGGAACCCTTGGTAGAAAACTCCTTGATGGCTATAAAGAAGTCTTTATATTTGATACAAAATTTGAGGTTAAGGCAAAGGTATATTTTATGGCCGGGCTTTCTGCCCATGCAGATAGCAATGACTTGATTGAGTTTGTCAAAACAGTCAAGAATGGCCGTCTGAAAAAAATATTTTTGATTCATGGCGAGATCACCGAGGCAGTGGTGTTGAAAGGAAAATTAGAGGCATTAGGCATACCAACTGAAATTCCGGAGTGTATGAACAGGGTGGAGTTATAA
- a CDS encoding DNA methyltransferase, giving the protein MKNLLRKESNKSTVEYGFIFACTIKSEREMLESLTFVTNKIYGHKVLSIKNGNYIFLYNLDSDILYGPFISITDGSYDKSLKLFNGKYPYYVKVKPNGEIKKLEKASNIFRKLNFSWRDILSEKGVKVLCAALEDKNLPLNESRGNLTVEENFKPPIISTTLWDFPTQSYGNTPKGNNKYPGVTPAFILYNLVHRYTEPGDLVCDPMAGSGTTIDVCLEEKRRVIAFDIVPTRSDIIQADARRLPLRDNSVDMIFIDSPYGDNIKYNEHPLNIGNISASDDKFFNELEEVMKESYRVLKDNKVLAWLIGDQWAKRIFIPVGFKIYERLTKYFQPVDIICVVRRNQSSNTPFWHSKAIQHNFYLRGFKYLIIVKKSGKSEVQKNLRVEWRYYER; this is encoded by the coding sequence ATGAAAAATCTTTTGAGAAAAGAGTCAAATAAATCTACGGTAGAATATGGTTTTATATTTGCGTGCACTATAAAAAGTGAAAGGGAAATGCTTGAAAGTTTAACTTTTGTGACTAATAAAATTTATGGGCACAAAGTTCTTTCAATAAAAAATGGTAACTATATCTTTTTATATAATCTTGATTCCGACATCTTATATGGACCATTTATATCAATTACTGACGGATCATATGATAAATCTCTTAAACTTTTTAATGGGAAATACCCTTATTATGTTAAGGTTAAACCCAATGGAGAAATAAAAAAATTAGAAAAGGCGAGTAATATTTTTAGGAAACTCAATTTTTCATGGAGAGATATATTATCTGAAAAAGGAGTAAAAGTTCTATGTGCAGCATTAGAAGATAAAAATTTACCATTAAATGAAAGCAGAGGTAATCTCACAGTTGAAGAAAATTTTAAACCACCTATTATTTCGACAACATTATGGGATTTTCCTACTCAGAGCTATGGTAATACACCGAAAGGAAATAATAAATATCCCGGTGTTACACCTGCTTTTATACTTTATAATTTAGTTCATAGGTACACTGAACCTGGTGATTTGGTATGCGACCCTATGGCTGGGTCAGGAACTACAATTGATGTTTGTCTGGAGGAAAAGAGGAGAGTAATAGCATTTGATATAGTACCAACAAGGTCTGATATTATTCAGGCTGATGCCAGAAGGTTACCTCTTAGAGATAACTCTGTGGATATGATTTTTATTGACTCGCCTTACGGTGATAATATTAAGTATAATGAGCATCCACTTAACATTGGAAATATATCCGCAAGTGATGATAAATTTTTTAATGAACTTGAAGAAGTTATGAAGGAAAGCTACAGGGTATTGAAGGATAATAAAGTTCTTGCCTGGCTTATAGGAGATCAATGGGCAAAACGAATTTTTATTCCTGTGGGTTTTAAAATTTATGAAAGGCTTACAAAATATTTCCAACCCGTAGATATAATATGTGTGGTAAGGCGGAATCAGTCTTCAAACACACCTTTCTGGCATAGCAAGGCAATTCAGCATAATTTTTATCTTAGAGGGTTTAAATATTTAATCATTGTTAAGAAAAGTGGTAAAAGTGAAGTTCAAAAAAATTTAAGAGTTGAATGGAGATATTATGAGAGATAA
- a CDS encoding BsaWI family type II restriction enzyme, with protein sequence MRDKKSEFSKNMKQHIKDRLRREGINNFTKILMDIRQKYKENILKFGIKDAEQSWKPFKGNMLEDVILEYIVEELRAMGLEVIKGATLDKADRNLTECLSKVKRNIVVDFGEFGMHLPDADLVIYDPKKCKPIAIVSSKASLRERVAQTGYWNIKLKNSPVTKNIKVFFITLDEDGDLTLSKPAKKGRAIAEVDTDGTFVITTEQIEESNKIKTIARFFEDLKKLKV encoded by the coding sequence ATGAGAGATAAAAAAAGTGAGTTCTCCAAAAATATGAAACAGCACATAAAAGACAGATTAAGAAGAGAGGGTATTAATAACTTTACGAAGATACTAATGGATATAAGACAGAAATACAAAGAGAATATATTAAAATTTGGCATAAAAGATGCTGAGCAGTCTTGGAAACCTTTTAAGGGTAATATGTTAGAGGATGTCATTTTAGAATATATAGTGGAAGAATTAAGAGCAATGGGACTTGAGGTGATAAAGGGAGCAACATTAGACAAAGCTGATAGAAATCTTACAGAATGTTTGTCAAAAGTGAAAAGAAATATTGTAGTAGACTTTGGGGAATTCGGAATGCATTTGCCAGATGCAGATTTAGTGATTTATGACCCCAAAAAATGTAAACCGATTGCTATCGTGTCTTCCAAAGCATCCTTAAGAGAAAGGGTTGCACAAACCGGATATTGGAATATTAAACTTAAAAATAGTCCTGTTACTAAAAATATAAAGGTTTTCTTTATAACCTTAGATGAAGATGGAGATTTGACTTTAAGTAAACCAGCGAAAAAAGGAAGGGCTATCGCCGAGGTTGATACAGATGGAACTTTTGTCATAACCACGGAACAGATTGAAGAGAGTAACAAAATCAAAACAATAGCAAGATTTTTTGAAGATTTAAAAAAACTAAAAGTGTAG
- a CDS encoding T9SS type A sorting domain-containing protein — protein sequence MVIDPNNSSILYSGGYQYYYDGTNYTYYFIVSKSTDQGTSWERDTIIGTLNNLSCCYALAIDRSNSNIVYAGGNAGSTPALFKTTNGGISWFSSYSGLSGTVYDIKIGSTKANILYAGTSSGVYKSTNAGANWTNTGLSASVQAVLINPSNENEIYAATTGGVYKSTTGGGSWTLMNTGLQNTNTTSLGIYPNNYLFVGTNGSSMYRWSLMVGTEEQNISGAIKKLTVEPNPSNRFFRITYELIQPSHVNLSIYDIQGRFVKKLINAKQTKGTYSAIWDGTDERNVPIANGIYFTKLETGGLKAIQKLILNR from the coding sequence TTGGTTATAGATCCTAATAACAGTTCAATACTCTATAGCGGCGGTTACCAATATTACTATGATGGTACAAATTACACTTACTATTTTATTGTATCAAAGTCAACTGACCAGGGCACTAGTTGGGAAAGGGATACGATTATCGGAACTTTAAACAATCTCAGTTGTTGTTATGCATTGGCAATTGACAGAAGCAATTCAAATATAGTTTATGCAGGCGGAAATGCAGGAAGTACCCCGGCTTTATTTAAAACCACCAATGGTGGGATTTCCTGGTTTTCTTCTTACAGCGGGTTGAGTGGAACTGTGTACGATATAAAGATTGGTTCCACTAAGGCAAACATATTATACGCAGGAACTTCTTCAGGAGTTTACAAATCAACAAATGCTGGTGCAAACTGGACGAACACAGGATTATCTGCAAGTGTCCAGGCAGTTTTAATCAATCCATCCAATGAAAATGAAATATATGCTGCAACAACAGGCGGTGTTTACAAGAGTACGACAGGCGGAGGTTCCTGGACATTGATGAATACAGGATTGCAAAACACGAATACTACATCACTTGGTATATATCCTAATAATTACCTCTTTGTTGGCACGAACGGCAGCAGTATGTATCGGTGGAGTCTTATGGTAGGTACAGAAGAACAAAATATATCCGGAGCGATTAAGAAACTCACGGTTGAACCCAATCCCTCAAACAGATTTTTCAGGATAACCTACGAACTAATTCAGCCCAGCCATGTAAATCTCTCAATTTATGATATTCAGGGCAGATTTGTGAAAAAACTAATAAATGCAAAACAGACAAAAGGCACATACAGTGCAATCTGGGATGGAACTGACGAAAGAAATGTACCGATAGCAAACGGAATCTATTTCACCAAACTTGAAACTGGGGGATTAAAAGCAATTCAAAAACTAATCCTGAACAGATAG
- a CDS encoding phosphate ABC transporter substrate-binding protein, whose protein sequence is MKNLLVLSLLIGLGFSQSLVIQGSTTVLPIAQASAEAYMEKHPDADIMVRGGGSGTGIAALIDRACDIANSSRPMKTKEIKQAREKGVNAVGTVIAMDGIAVIVHPSNPINEISVEDLKKIYTGKMTNWNALGGKGNIVAVSRDAASGTYEVFNEKVLGGAKLTDGALMLASNLEVARAVEQTPGGIGYVGLGYLSDKVKVLKVNGVTPSEATVQNGTYPLARPLYMYTNGNPSGIAKSFIEFILSTEGQTIVRDNGFVPVK, encoded by the coding sequence ATGAAAAACTTATTGGTTTTATCATTGCTAATAGGTTTAGGCTTCAGCCAGAGCCTTGTGATTCAAGGTTCAACAACGGTTCTACCTATTGCCCAGGCCTCAGCAGAAGCATATATGGAGAAACACCCTGATGCAGATATTATGGTGCGGGGGGGTGGTTCAGGAACCGGCATTGCGGCACTCATTGACCGTGCCTGTGATATTGCCAATTCTTCAAGACCAATGAAGACAAAAGAAATCAAACAGGCACGTGAAAAGGGTGTAAATGCAGTAGGAACTGTGATTGCAATGGATGGAATTGCGGTTATCGTTCATCCCAGTAATCCAATCAATGAAATTTCTGTTGAAGACTTGAAAAAGATATATACCGGTAAAATGACCAACTGGAATGCACTCGGTGGCAAAGGCAATATCGTTGCCGTATCAAGGGATGCGGCTTCAGGAACTTATGAAGTATTTAATGAAAAAGTTCTTGGTGGTGCAAAACTAACTGATGGTGCATTGATGCTTGCATCCAATCTTGAAGTAGCAAGGGCAGTAGAACAAACCCCGGGTGGAATAGGTTATGTGGGACTCGGTTATCTGAGCGACAAAGTCAAAGTGCTGAAGGTTAACGGAGTTACACCTTCAGAAGCAACTGTCCAAAATGGCACTTATCCTCTTGCACGTCCATTATATATGTATACGAATGGTAATCCATCAGGCATTGCCAAATCCTTCATTGAATTCATACTTTCAACTGAAGGACAGACAATAGTCCGCGATAATGGCTTTGTGCCGGTTAAATAG